The stretch of DNA gagaaattctgagtaatcgcggagaaattcggagtaaccgcggagaaattcggaaaaattcggagaaatattttcaccaggggatgatgatgattattattattattataataagacTTTATAgaacaattttaaaacaattagaaaaggAAGAAAATGATGgagttgataattttattgacacCATGTTATTGGATGATAATGTCTTAAAACTTGGTCAAATAAATGATGTTAAAATTCAACATATATGGAACAGTTTAAATTCACCATTGCCACCTGTTAAAAGTTCTCTACTTATTGCACCAATTAAAGCAATAActtatattaatgaaaaaattgattcatgTGACAACACGACCCACACACACGCAGAGATTAAATGTTactaatatcaaattttttttttataataattagttgttttaatgtttattaaatgaagCTTATACTATTGATAATGATGTGTGTAATATCTAGTACATATAGACAGCTCGTGTTACATTGTCTCCATTTTGTTATCTCTTTTtgacgtataaaaaaaaaaaaaaaaaaattagcaaaagaAAACCAAAGAATGATCGTAcaccaaagaaaaaattaaaaactgagCAAGCTGGTGGCAgtagaaatatttatagttttagAGCTGGACGATATGGTCATTTAGCTGTTGCTGATCTTCAAAgatcaccatcaccaccaaaTTCACCACCAAGACGACAGTTAAGATCATCAGCAGCATcagcagcatcatcatcatcatcattaaaagcaataaaaaagtctttatttaaaaaaaaaccaaaatcagttaaaaacaataaattaataactgatttttttgcttcaacaacaacaacaccaacaaccaTAACATTAGAAGCATTGAAAGCAGCAGTAAATGCAGCTGCTACAAGAACACAaataccaacaacaacaacaacagcaacaacaacaacgatatgtatttaatatcatGAGAAAGGATTGTACAAAAGCTAAACATCCTGATCGTTTAAAAGAATTACATCAAGAATGGTGTtcttttattaaagaaaataaacttAATATTGAAACTAAATTTGACACCAAAGGTTTATTTCGTTTAACTGATGACGCTATCCAAGTGTTTAAAACatgttttaaaacaaatataacgTATCATGGttataaaagaatatttaaacatGTCAAGAAAACACTGAATATATCACCAACGCagacatataatattttacatgatttattcaataaaaacattaaaccTGCAAAAATACCAATATTCAAAGAATTTAATGACCTTGATTTTacagaaatgaaaaatgataaatattggtttaaatttttaccatttttcaGAAGTTTACAAAGAACAACATTGGATTTTGCAGTTGTTCCTATTCATAAATTTGGTTGGTTACATATACGTTACAGTACATCGGCTCTTAAAGAATTTGTAAAAGACCTGGatccaaaaatttataaagaaactATAAATTGTAATAGTGCTGAATTATgggaaaaaattttcaacatcaaACAACATACATCAttgggaaaaaatttttatgaaacatTAACTACAAATGGTGTAGAAGTTTCAATTATTCGTCTAAAACTTAAAACACCAGTATcaacattaatatcaaaaaatgaaattaatattgataaagtaataaatgatgatgatgttgttaaattacccaaaattcaaatattaagtaAACATAAATtggatgatattaaaaaacaaaaacctaAAGGATATGCCTCATTTGATCCTGGATTTAGATGTTCACTAgctggtatattttttaataattcggAAGATTTGAATGATAAAGATAAACaacgaaaatatattttttaaaacattctACTTATTTGTATGAAACTGGTTTTTATAGaagtgaaaaaatttgaaaaaaattaaccagagatgcagataaaaaaataatctgattacgaaaaaatattaaaatttcgtTTATTATCTTATGATGCTATGCAACcagtttaaaattaacaaaaatcagGTGGCAACGAAAACTACAAAATCGAAGAGCACTTGATCGACTTGTCAATTTTATAACAACTGGACAAGGTCCAAAAAGtcgtttaaaaaaaccaattaaagTTGAtaagaaaaaggaaaaaaattaaaaaaataataataataataataagaataagaATAATACTAAAGTTGATAAGGGTAACAAGTCAAAAAATCagttaaataaagaaaaaaaactcgatAGGCAACGAGAAAAAGCCAAAGAAAATCGAGATAAATTGACagaacgacaaaaaaaaagaaggcaAAATCAGAGAAAAAGAactgatcaagaaaaaatcaaagaaaattgaaagaaataaattaaatgatgaaaaaaaattgatatttgaaaaaaaacaaaaaaaatatcaaaataataaagcaaaaaaacgtGCTTTATATGAACGTAGCCAAAACCCCAATAATCTCACAATGCGTAACACCTGTTGATGGGATTTGATGAAATGAGCGAAGTGACGGATGGTGATTTGACGAAAACGTAATTCACGAGCACCGGATATAAAATgattggaaaaatatgaataaatataaaagtataatgGAATAACAAACAGCTAGAGCACCGACTAagtaatgtattttaatatcaaaaagagATTAAATTAACAGTAGAAAATTTGATTGATATGATTCATTTTACGATTAAGCTGTCGACCTCAGACCATTCAAATTCGGTGGCTAAATTGGtgttgatgaatatttttgtcACTAAATCGACAGGCTTTCGACTTTAAAATCAAGAAAGTCAactaatttgtatttttgtaatttaaattgtttaaacatagTGAACtttattaacaatgaattaatttttctaaaaaaattaataaaaatataaaaaaaaacttgtaaaattaaaaaaaattttaaatatttataattttaaattagtattaaaaaaatgaaatatgaaaaataatactcGACAGAAAATTATGCATTTAAAGAAACAatgccaaaataatttttcaattttgaatCCACATATGCCGGTTGACTCTGATTCGACACCGTTTCGATCGCGTTTCGACAGCATTTCGACCGCCTTTCGACAGACTTTCGACACCGGGTAAGAGGATCACCCTAATTTgctcatttttattgttttaaattgtttaaacattataatggactttattaacaatagattagtattttctataaaaattaataaaaaatataaaaacttgtaaaatttgaaaaaaatttacttttgtttataattttaaattatcattaataaattgcatgtaaaaaacaatataaatttggaAATAATTATGCATTTAAAggtaaacattgaaaaaattaattttatatcagaATGCGTCGATCAGACTCGACATCGTTTGATCGAGAATTTCGAGATTTTCGACCACTTtcgacaggctttcgacaccgaattgaAGGTGCCTAATTTGCtcatttttgttgaaattgtttaaacattataatggactttattaacaatagattagtatttttctataaaaaaattaataaaaaatataaaaaaaacttgtaaaaatttaaaaaaaaaaattttttttttgtttataatttttaaattcattgttaataacaattgcatgtaaaaaacaatataaaacagtataattaTGCATTTAAAGAGTAAACAAttgccaaaataattttttttcaattttatatcactATATGCCGGTTGACTCTGTCTCGACACCGTTTCGATCGCGTTTCGACAGCATTTCGACCGCCTTtcgacaggctttcgacaccgaattgagaggtgcctaatttgctcattttttattgttttaaattgtttaaacattataatggactttattaacaatagattagtatttttctataaaaaaattaataaaaaatataaaaaaacttgtaaaatttataaacaaaaaaaaaatttaaaaaaaaaaacagggaaacataataataaaagaggtattttgtattttcaacgacttacctcttttttttataatttcttaataatttatatttttctttggaaaaaaatttaattttcagcaGGGaaacattataatatatatggggcattccaggTCAAATCACTGAGTCATCGGCCTGACCCCTACCGAttcacttggaaatttttttactaggtgtattttggaccaaaaaacaagctttttttttttcaatttttttccaccatttttacaccataaaataattttttttttcgcctaCTATCGACTATCGAGTATTTTCCAAATTAGACCAggtttaaaattctgaaatttttccCATATCATCTCGAGATAAAAACAAGTCACCCATAAAATTTTGGGAATGGGCcgagaataattactaatttttttacgaattttaaaaatagaataatttaatgatggtttcttgtagagaagtcaaaaataaaaaaatcatctaatATTTGTATCAGGAGTTTCTACAATGAACTGACccatataaatataacacttcaatgaaaaaaaatatgcatataAACGCATGATGATCATAGGTGTCAACACAAACTATGTAACTGCACAAAAGCACTtgaacttaaattttttttttggacacaATTTGGCAGTGTGACAAGTACATGTTATCATTCCCAAttgaaattcattatttattcaaaaattaaatacagttattaaatatattttataaatatctttaaatattatatattattatttttttctttttacaaatatttatatttaatttatgcaaaatcaataaacaataaatattagaaataaattaaaaaaaaaaaaaatcaaataaagccgccatattaaaaaaaaaaccacactgctccagaattttttttttctattttcagaatattagaaaaattatacaagcattctatttttaaacacACATTATCGACAATCCagtaaagaaatatattttttattttttaaaaatatatatttcatttggtGTCTTGGTTGACTTAACTATGACTGAGTATTATTCAATctccaaaataaatttaatatttagtgttttttttttaatttaaattgaaattgtttaaatatattaataatggaTTTACAAAATAGATCAAATTGGAATGCATTAAGTGTAGAAGCAGcaatacaacaattaaattgcCAAGATGATGACACGGAAAATATATTACCACGTTGTAATACAGTAAGAAATACatctaaatatatacaaaaaataattataattataatattaactcACTAACTCAATACTTATAAATGGTATAAGTAAATTACTGTTTTCGGGACGACCCATATCTCATCGTTTGTCGATGAAACTGTGTTTATTTTGGCTGTAAGCCTGTATCGTATTTATATGTTAACTAATTAAAGCTGCAGTCAGTCAAATACATCAGCATTCGCAAACAGGTTCATTACGTTAAACTCGTttcaattattcatcaaaaattaattatttaaacaatcaactaaataaatcattttaaataataattcacatattaaaaatgttttttatactgtgaaaaatatatttagcttgtttgttaattaaatttaacaattatcttgatttattttatttttttttcaaattttaaaatgaatatttggTCTCAGCTTACAACTGAACATCCAACAATTGCAACAATTGCAAAGGATGAACAAAACACCAGTACCCGAAGAAAAAATAGagcggtaaaaaaaaaaataattataaaaatcataaatagataaataattgattagaaataaaatttaattttatatgtatatatatgtttgtttATAAGGCCTCGGTCAAGTTTTTCGAGTGTCTTGCCAAACAGTTCGACGATcttaattcatatatatataatacctgaaattattaattgtccGTAATGTGTTGACATGAAATCCATGCAACAAGTGTAAGTAGAAACAATTAAAGATgccaaaattaaatgaatcaagtttttttatttttccgtttaaattaaaagcttaggtagaaaaaaaacaaaaaaaaaaatgtaataaaagtacataaaaaaattaaattaaattaaaaaattgaaataaaaaaattaacaatagaaaaaacgttaaatttatatttaaaaatacatttaaaatgtaaattttctattaaattttaaacaacattttttctactaatttaaaatataaaattaaaaaaattaaacattttttgttttatttttaatttaacatttattttgtttaaataaatgtaaaaatataaatttaatattttgggtaaattaatttaacattgataaatataattcaatttataaaaaaaattttttttttatattcaagtgTAGCCTAGGCATCTAAAAACAAACCCAAGTATCAAACAAGTCTGTAAATGAAATAACTCTACTAGTGTttagaataatatatttaggaTTACACGCTTGcgcaatataaaataattgtagagTTGAAAATATCGttggtttattttaaattaatattttaataaaaagcaAGTGTGATTGTCTGACAACGTgtcttaaatattaatattaaaaaagttttattttatcttatattgttgataatataattaataattatttaaaatggatTTGGGAGGTGTTGATGTTTGGGGTCAAATTGCTTTGGAAACATCGCAAATGTATGTTGAAGAAGGTGGTGTTATTAAAAGTAGATTTGCTAGTACTGTAAGtttcaattgacaaaaaaaaaataataaaataaataataatttaaacaatataattactaaattaaacatatttgtattgaaataaaattaatatatatattttaattttcagacAATTGAAAAGCTGCCTGATAAGGTAATTCTTAGaatatttagttatttatcacACCGTGAAATATGCAGATTAGCAAGAGTTTGTAAAAGATGGCGACAAATTGCATATGATACAAAACTTTGGAATTATGTTTCTTTACGTCCAGAAGTTAGTGGTCTTCATGTAAATTCACTTGAAATGTTGTTACAGCTAATAAGgcaagtatttttcaattatttttttcttatttcaaatttcaatatataatttatatatattattttatatttctagtGTACGTTTTGCATCGTCATTGAGATACATTGAGTTgccaattgaattaataactCATACTGTTCTTCATGAACTCGCAAATAAATGTCCCAATTTGACTCATATGCTTTTAGATTTTTCGACTGCAATGCAGTTACATGATTTCTCTGAGATGCAAGCATTTCCAACAAAGCTAAAATACATGTGTATTTGTTTATCTGAAGTTATATTCATGGAAGGTTTTATgcgtaaaatatataattttataaatggaCTAGAAATTCTTCATCTTATTGGTaagttaattataatattatttatgataatatttaaattttttaaatgtttatttaatttattaattttaggaACATATGAAAAagttgaagaagaagaagaagaaatttATGAAGTTATTAatgtacataaattaaaatcagcAACACCGAATTTacgtgttattaatttatatggtattaattttgttgatgattcacATATTGAtgcattttcatcaaattgtaTTCAACTTGAATGTTTAGctgttaatttttgttcaaaagtAACTGGTTCAACAATGAAAACTTTATTTCAAAGAAGTAGAAGACTTCGTTGTCTTTTAATGAAAGGAACAagtatgaaattaattttacgtaGGTGGGACGCTTCTCGTCACCTacgtatttttcatttctttcaacattatactatttattataattaaattgaaatttttttagatctACATAGTGAATATGTGATGCAAGTTGAATGGGAAAAATCAAGTGTTCAAGAATTAGATATAACAGCAACTGATTTATCAACAGAATGTTTAATTGATATGTTAACAAGAATTCCAAGTTTACGTTTTTTAAGTGCTGGACAATTAAATGGTTTAAATGATAGTGTATTAAAATCATGGACAGAAATGGGAAATCCAAGAAATTTAGTTGCATTAGATTTTGATAGTTCAGATAATTTAACTGATGATGCATTACATAAATTTCTATCACGACATGGACATCAATTATGGGGTATATCATTATCCGGTATGCCTCATATAACTGATCAATTATGGCAAAGTGTTTTGCCAATATTAACAAATGCcaagtaattaaatttattttctttatttgataatttacttgttgtttgttgttatttttttaaatatatatttttatagaattgtCGTGATGGGAACACAAGAAAGATTGGGAGTTAATATTCATGTTGATCAATTGATGGATGGTATTGCAACTAATTGTCCTAATCTTGAACGATTAGAATTACGATGGGATCCTGAAAATCTTAGATTTTCAGATAAAAGTCAAAAAGCTATTGATGTTCTTCGTGTTAAATGCATCAAACTTCGTTGTCTTGTTTTGAGGTAATTTAGTTggttttaatttaacttttagtTAATGattgaatgattattttttactttaaaataatacaatttttttgatataaaaatttaacttttagCGATGGAAGATATTACGAAACTGTTAAGGCTAATTTCGAACGTGCTGATAGACTAACTGTTGTACGTACAACAACTTGCTGCAGAgttacaaattattatcttttacaaaattacagagacttaatatttaattaatttaaataatagtaataattataaattttttttattttaaatttatatatttaaaaatttgtgaaatCATGTATTTTAATGATCTCCCAGTGCATATGCACTCgttgtttttctttaaaatatgtagatcaacgtaaaattattttcggaTTATGAGGACAAGCTCGGTATTTCGAATGCAATTTAGTTTCtaactatataatttttcttggcAAGCTACTACTTCTTCaaccaataattaataattattttgcaaaatataaaaattatttaattttttttaagtatttatttaattaaaaaaaaactattttagattaatttaaataaaattaataatttagaattgaaaaaaaaattaaatttcttttattttttttttcaataaatttaatgtataattcataaataatcgTGTCATTAAGACACAAAGTTCATGagtatttttcaatgtatttcatcgttttaatttacatttaagatttttattctatttaaaatttaaaattaaattccgagaaacagtaaaaaaatatatccaagtggatttttaaaatttttttcgattgaatttgaattatcaaatgttttaatactttttcatctttcaacatttatttttttttaaattattaaataaacaatataatattttcaataataaagcgatttcaaaaattaaaaagcaaatttttaatataaaaaaaaacaaattatcgAGAAAACATTTCTCtttgatagaaataataattcagttttaattaaaacaatcaaattgtcattatatttttgtctgtaatttaaaaaatatgaaacaaCATACAAAGTTTTTGATTAAATCTtgaatgtataaattatttctggCGTATAAAGTACGTAATGTGTGAActagttttattttagtatacaaagaatgaaaagaaaaaaaaagtcatataGTTATTAAAGCGTctgtttttttccttttttagaaaattataattttttaaattatataaattttcaaattttatgtaaatataatatatactcTCTAAAAATTtctggtaaattatttatattattttaaattagtatttgttagatatttattcaattaaaaaggaattaataaaataaaatttacaaaaaataattaaaattaaggtTCAAAGGACAAAAGAGCTATGAccattgaaatatttgttatCATATATAACAAATCAAAGAGGAAATGACAGTGTTAAAGTTAAGTATCAGATTATAAAACGCACGATAAGGGTCAATGGGGTTAAACAAATTCATCGAATAGAATTTTCAATTCTCTCAGTTGTTATCCAACTATCCGATTGATTTGACTTGACTAAAATCATCGGGAcaacatatataatatttttaacgagtgttatgattttttttaaatcttaattaacagtttaatatttttttttttcatttaaaatgacaataagAAGTGGTAAAAGAGAATTTCAATGGCCTTCGGTGCTATGGTGTCttcatctttatattttaGGAATTTATGGACTTTATCATCTTGTTTTTGTAGCATCATGGCTAACTGTTTTATTTggtaagttaaaaaattattaaatctatattttttgtttattactaTCAcgagaaaattataattaaatattaaatttttaagtttttttatattatctaattttgattcaatatttattataaaaattcaaattctaCATTAatagatgaattaaaaattattaaaatttatttataacaatgatattttgtaaataaaaaaaatattttacaagtcatccagtcaatttttaaaactgaaaatcaatgataaatcTAGACTAATTTTAACACCTAAAAAAACCTTAAATTCTCcagttttttattcatcaaatgtTTTAGccataactaaaaaataattacatcattgatgtttaatttttttttctaggatTATTAATCATCACAATGGGTTACATTGGCTTGACAATTGGAGCACACAGATTATGGGCTCATCAATCATTCGAGGCCAATGGATTTACAAAATTCATCTTAATGTTATGCCACACTCTAGCTGGTGttgtaagtatttttattatttttagaaagttaacattaaacttaaaaaaaatgtaaatatattttttatattttgtaatacattgccaataattaaataattacctaaatatttattcaggGACCAATTTATGATTGGGTACTTGCACATAGAATTCATCACAAATATTATGGTACTGAAAAAGATCTTTTTAATCACAATAAAGGATTTTTATACAGTCATTTTATAACAAATCTATTGGGTTATCCAAGTGACTATGAAAAAACagcaaaattaattgacatgAGAGATATTGAGTCAGATTATTTCGTCTGGTTTCAAAAAaggttgttgtttattttttataatataaataaaactaaattattgaattgtctaaattatatcatttttattttcagattttatactgttttatttataatttttggattattattaccaataaATGCACCAGCAGAATACTGGGATGAGCCAATTGATACTGCATTTTATGTTATTGGTTTTTTCCGTCTTTGGGTACTATTAAATGTTGGCTGGTTAATAAATAGTGCAAAAATCATTTGGGGACTTCAATCAAAAGACAAGTTATTATCCTTTACTGATacttattcattattatttaaattatttatacataaaccACGTAGTCATggaactattattattaataatcaaggtGTATGCATGcaataattttgtttctttttttttttctaacatataattaaaataaataattattataaattttcatttatttatttatttatttatttatttatttatttatttatttatttattcaagtattgatatacttttttttttttttagatttccTCCAGATGATAATTcagtatttattataaataaatcattttggccaaattatcattatttaatgagCTGGGATTggaaaacaaatgaatttgGTGGATATGATAGTGGTtttacatcatttttattaacaaatatggaaaatattggACTTATAAGTAGCATGAAAAGTGCATCTAATGAAAGTATAAGAGATGcactttataaattatcaattaataaaaataaaagcataacaattgatgatatttttgataaagttaaattaaatgcTGAATATGAAGCAGCTAAAGCTAAACTTCGATTTGTtcattaaatttgtatattcatTAGCTAcatttgatcatttttttttttcatattaaaaattcattgtaaCAAGTGTTCTTatgtttgaatttatttttttataacttgtcatttttatagattttttgttttgtgaaattcttttttctttttaaattgatgtgtgaatgaaaataagatgatttatcaaagtttataaTGCAAACAAG from Aphidius gifuensis isolate YNYX2018 linkage group LG4, ASM1490517v1, whole genome shotgun sequence encodes:
- the LOC122854828 gene encoding F-box/LRR-repeat protein 2 isoform X1, which translates into the protein MDLQNRSNWNALSVEAAIQQLNCQDDDTENILPRCNTTIEKLPDKVILRIFSYLSHREICRLARVCKRWRQIAYDTKLWNYVSLRPEVSGLHVNSLEMLLQLISVRFASSLRYIELPIELITHTVLHELANKCPNLTHMLLDFSTAMQLHDFSEMQAFPTKLKYMCICLSEVIFMEGFMRKIYNFINGLEILHLIGTYEKVEEEEEEIYEVINVHKLKSATPNLRVINLYGINFVDDSHIDAFSSNCIQLECLAVNFCSKVTGSTMKTLFQRSRRLRCLLMKGTNLHSEYVMQVEWEKSSVQELDITATDLSTECLIDMLTRIPSLRFLSAGQLNGLNDSVLKSWTEMGNPRNLVALDFDSSDNLTDDALHKFLSRHGHQLWGISLSGMPHITDQLWQSVLPILTNAKIVVMGTQERLGVNIHVDQLMDGIATNCPNLERLELRWDPENLRFSDKSQKAIDVLRVKCIKLRCLVLSDGRYYETVKANFERADRLTVVRTTTCCRVTNYYLLQNYRDLIFN
- the LOC122854828 gene encoding F-box/LRR-repeat protein 7 isoform X3, which encodes MNIWSQLTTEHPTIATIAKDEQNTSTRRKNRATIEKLPDKVILRIFSYLSHREICRLARVCKRWRQIAYDTKLWNYVSLRPEVSGLHVNSLEMLLQLISVRFASSLRYIELPIELITHTVLHELANKCPNLTHMLLDFSTAMQLHDFSEMQAFPTKLKYMCICLSEVIFMEGFMRKIYNFINGLEILHLIGTYEKVEEEEEEIYEVINVHKLKSATPNLRVINLYGINFVDDSHIDAFSSNCIQLECLAVNFCSKVTGSTMKTLFQRSRRLRCLLMKGTNLHSEYVMQVEWEKSSVQELDITATDLSTECLIDMLTRIPSLRFLSAGQLNGLNDSVLKSWTEMGNPRNLVALDFDSSDNLTDDALHKFLSRHGHQLWGISLSGMPHITDQLWQSVLPILTNAKIVVMGTQERLGVNIHVDQLMDGIATNCPNLERLELRWDPENLRFSDKSQKAIDVLRVKCIKLRCLVLSDGRYYETVKANFERADRLTVVRTTTCCRVTNYYLLQNYRDLIFN
- the LOC122854828 gene encoding F-box/LRR-repeat protein 2 isoform X2; its protein translation is MDLGGVDVWGQIALETSQMYVEEGGVIKSRFASTTIEKLPDKVILRIFSYLSHREICRLARVCKRWRQIAYDTKLWNYVSLRPEVSGLHVNSLEMLLQLISVRFASSLRYIELPIELITHTVLHELANKCPNLTHMLLDFSTAMQLHDFSEMQAFPTKLKYMCICLSEVIFMEGFMRKIYNFINGLEILHLIGTYEKVEEEEEEIYEVINVHKLKSATPNLRVINLYGINFVDDSHIDAFSSNCIQLECLAVNFCSKVTGSTMKTLFQRSRRLRCLLMKGTNLHSEYVMQVEWEKSSVQELDITATDLSTECLIDMLTRIPSLRFLSAGQLNGLNDSVLKSWTEMGNPRNLVALDFDSSDNLTDDALHKFLSRHGHQLWGISLSGMPHITDQLWQSVLPILTNAKIVVMGTQERLGVNIHVDQLMDGIATNCPNLERLELRWDPENLRFSDKSQKAIDVLRVKCIKLRCLVLSDGRYYETVKANFERADRLTVVRTTTCCRVTNYYLLQNYRDLIFN
- the LOC122854828 gene encoding F-box/LRR-repeat protein 2 isoform X4; this translates as MLLQLISVRFASSLRYIELPIELITHTVLHELANKCPNLTHMLLDFSTAMQLHDFSEMQAFPTKLKYMCICLSEVIFMEGFMRKIYNFINGLEILHLIGTYEKVEEEEEEIYEVINVHKLKSATPNLRVINLYGINFVDDSHIDAFSSNCIQLECLAVNFCSKVTGSTMKTLFQRSRRLRCLLMKGTNLHSEYVMQVEWEKSSVQELDITATDLSTECLIDMLTRIPSLRFLSAGQLNGLNDSVLKSWTEMGNPRNLVALDFDSSDNLTDDALHKFLSRHGHQLWGISLSGMPHITDQLWQSVLPILTNAKIVVMGTQERLGVNIHVDQLMDGIATNCPNLERLELRWDPENLRFSDKSQKAIDVLRVKCIKLRCLVLSDGRYYETVKANFERADRLTVVRTTTCCRVTNYYLLQNYRDLIFN
- the LOC122854830 gene encoding acyl-CoA Delta-9 desaturase, translated to MTIRSGKREFQWPSVLWCLHLYILGIYGLYHLVFVASWLTVLFGLLIITMGYIGLTIGAHRLWAHQSFEANGFTKFILMLCHTLAGVGPIYDWVLAHRIHHKYYGTEKDLFNHNKGFLYSHFITNLLGYPSDYEKTAKLIDMRDIESDYFVWFQKRFYTVLFIIFGLLLPINAPAEYWDEPIDTAFYVIGFFRLWVLLNVGWLINSAKIIWGLQSKDKFPPDDNSVFIINKSFWPNYHYLMSWDWKTNEFGGYDSGFTSFLLTNMENIGLISSMKSASNESIRDALYKLSINKNKSITIDDIFDKVKLNAEYEAAKAKLRFVH